A stretch of the Lolium perenne isolate Kyuss_39 chromosome 3, Kyuss_2.0, whole genome shotgun sequence genome encodes the following:
- the LOC127344977 gene encoding two-component response regulator ORR26-like, with translation MADASAFPYGLRVLVVDDDPTWLKILEKMLRKCSYEVTTCGLARVALDILRERRNKFDIVISDVNMPDMDGFKLLEHIGLEMDLPVIMMSIDGETSRVMKGVQHGACDYLLKPVRMKELRNIWQHVYRKKMHEVKEIEDHDSCDDLQMLRYGFEGFDEKGLFMTVDSDTTRKRKDADKDHADQDSDGAAAKKARVVWSVDLHQKFVNAVNQIGFDKVGPKKILDLMNVPGLTRENVASHLQKYRLYLGRLQKQNEERILGAARQDFSNKGPSENLNLRSSFQEQPSNISSGYPHPSQKIQGQNSVLDSQLEDTKRTVPLPVPDKSLNSVGSVAASHNVAGVSPLGGVLSFKGLPVNQDRKPSETMNLGCPAWNGGVPSKQFMQYPKHNHARCDLLGDYACLPKPDLEHPIAPGHLFTPPPLISMSCSMELDARNFSDVKPGLLDCLKSLSPALTCTVDSVSTQLSDSVVTSADADRKFSSVEGLPSTNFDQTSNQGALVRSQEPSIICSADFSSLTEDLPGYPLQSVSFENIGLGGIDLFHYNDAMILSGLQSNWYDDQDQFAGDTIDYPLMDGCLFA, from the exons TTACCACATGCGGTCTTGCTAGAGTTGCTCTTGACATCCTTCGGGAGAGGAGAAACAAGTTCGACATTGTAATTAGTGATGTCAACATGCCAGACATGGATGGTTTTAAGCTTCTCGAACACATTGGACTTGAGATGGATCTGCCTGTTATAA TGATGTCCATTGATGGAGAGACAAGTAGGGTGATGAAAGGTGTCCAGCATGGTGCTTGTGATTACCTCCTTAAGCCCGTTCGGATGAAGGAACTCCGGAACATTTGGCAACATGTTTATCGGAAGAAAATGCATGAGGTTAAAGAGATCGAAGACCATGATAGCTGTGATGATCTCCAAATGCTCAGATATGGTTTCGAAGGATTTGACGAGAAGGGCCTATTTATGACAGTTGATTCCGATACCACAAGGAAGAGGAAAGATGCGGACAAGGACCACGCAGATCAGGACAGTGACGGTGCTGCTGCTAAAAAAGCTAGAGTAGTTTGGTCCGTTGATCTCCATCAGAAGTTTGTAAATGCCGTGAACCAAATTGGATTCGACA AAGTAGGGCCAAAGAAGATATTGGACTTGATGAACGTGCCTGGCTTGACCAGGGAGAATGTTGCTAGCCATCTTCAG AAATATCGGCTCTACTTGGGTAGGCTGCAAAAGCAGAACGAGGAAAGGATATTGGGAGCTGCTAGGCAAGATTTCAGCAATAAGGGGCCATCAGAAAACCTTAACCTTAGAAGCTCTTTCCAGGAGCAACCAAGCAACATTTCCAGTGGATATCCACATCCTTCCCAGAAGATACAAGGTCAGAACAGTGTGTTAGATTCTCAGTTAGAAGACACCAAGCGCACAGTCCCCTTACCGGTGCCAGATAAAAGCTTAAATTCAGTGGGTTCTGTTGCCGCCTCTCATAATGTCGCTGGCGTTTCACCCTTAGGCGGGGTGCTATCTTTCAAAGGTTTGCCGGTGAATCAGGACAGGAAGCCGTCAGAAACCATGAACCTAGGATGCCCGGCCTGGAATGGAGGCGTGCCATCAAAGCAGTTCATGCAATACCCAAAGCATAACCATGCACGTTGTGACTTGTTAGGGGATTATGCATGCCTACCAAAGCCAGACTTGGAGCACCCCATTGCTCCTGGTCATCTGTTTACACCACCACCACTAATATCGATGAGTTGCAGTATGGAGTTGGATGCTAGAAACTTCTCAGATGTGAAGCCAGGCCTTCTTGACTGCCTCAAGTCCTTATCCCCAGCATTGACATGTACAGTTGACTCGGTTTCTACTCAGCTCAGTGATAGTGTTGTTACCTCAGCTGATGCTGACCGGAAGTTCTCCAGTGTGGAAGGTTTGCCAAGCACTAACTTTGATCAGACAAGCAACCAAGGTGCTTTGGTTCGTTCACAAGAACCAAGTATCATATGCAGCGCAGATTTTTCTTCTCTGACTGAGGATCTTCCTGGCTATCCACTTCAAAGTGTCTCCTTTGAGAATATAGGGTTGGGCGGCATTGATTTATTTCACTACAATGATGCGATGATACTGTCCGGGCTACAGAGTAACTGGTACGATGATCAGGACCAGTTTGCCGGCGACACAATAGACTACCCATTGATGGATGGATGTCTCTTTGCATGA